The Rahnella aquatilis CIP 78.65 = ATCC 33071 genomic sequence TTTTTTCCCCAGGAGCGCATCACCTTTAAGCAACTCCTTCAGACCGAATACGATAAAAAGTACATTCTCACCCCGCTTCTCTGGAAGTATTTATACAATTATGCCAAGAAGCATCAGGCCAAGGGGAACGGTTTTGGTTTTGGTTTAGTTGATCCTGAAAATCCAACTGTAGTTGCAAGAACACTCTCTGCCCGTTACCACAAAGATGGTTCTGAAATCTTAATTGACCGGGGCTGGGATAGAGAATTGGGAGAAACTGAATTTGATAATCCTGAAAATCAAATCAACAGACCACGTCGTCTGACGCCGAGAGAATGTGCACGCCTTATGGGATTCGAGCAGCCGGGAAAAGAGTCTTTCCGTATCCCTGTCTCTGACACACAAGCATACCGACAATTCGGTAACTCGGTTGTAGTCCCTGTCTTTGCGGCAGTTGCAAAATTACTCGCCCCCTACATTGCGAAGGCTGTTGAACTTAAATCTGATAAGGCAGCTTAACTCCAATGGCTGATGTCCACGATTCAAAGACGCGAAGCAAGAATATGCGAGCAATTAAGAATCGTGGCACAGCCATTGAAAAAAAAGTTGCGGATTTACTTATTGAAGCTGGTTTCAGCTTCCGGGAACAAGTTCAGGATTTACCAGGAAAACCAGACTTTGTCGTAGATGACTACAAAGCGGTTATCTTTGTACATGGTTGTTTCTGGCATCATCATAATTGCTATCTTTTCAAAACCCCTGCAACCAGAACTGATTTTTGG encodes the following:
- a CDS encoding very short patch repair endonuclease gives rise to the protein MADVHDSKTRSKNMRAIKNRGTAIEKKVADLLIEAGFSFREQVQDLPGKPDFVVDDYKAVIFVHGCFWHHHNCYLFKTPATRTDFWMNKIQNNVRNDQRVMQDLSDNGWRILIVWECSLRGRKKLPHNDIIERIEEWLCNSTKTSYIDTKGIFTLP